Proteins encoded by one window of Tunturibacter psychrotolerans:
- a CDS encoding outer membrane beta-barrel protein, whose product MKFRKTLTSLALLSALPLGRNALAQSTPTATQQLQLSAFVGGTGTFTDLAGGKNLDVTAGADITVLTFGRFRPAAEIRGSYPINEGTISSQKNFLLGPKVEYPLGRVHPYANFLIGRGGIDYLRGGYIFGNVRYLSSNTLVLSPGVGLDYNLTHQLAVKVDFQYQHWDTPAVASGSISPKAITLGAVYVFDFNPHHDHAQ is encoded by the coding sequence ATGAAGTTTAGGAAAACGCTGACCAGCTTGGCCCTGCTCTCCGCGCTCCCCCTTGGCCGCAACGCATTGGCGCAGAGCACTCCCACCGCGACCCAGCAACTTCAACTCTCAGCCTTCGTCGGAGGAACCGGCACATTTACCGATCTCGCAGGCGGAAAAAACCTCGACGTCACCGCCGGAGCAGACATTACTGTTCTCACCTTCGGTCGCTTTCGTCCCGCCGCCGAGATCCGCGGCTCCTATCCCATCAACGAGGGCACCATCAGCAGCCAGAAAAACTTCCTCCTCGGCCCAAAGGTCGAGTATCCCCTCGGCCGCGTTCACCCCTACGCCAACTTCCTCATCGGACGTGGTGGAATCGACTACCTTCGCGGCGGCTACATCTTCGGCAATGTTCGCTATCTCAGCTCCAACACCCTGGTCCTCTCCCCCGGCGTCGGCCTCGACTATAACCTCACCCATCAGCTGGCCGTCAAAGTCGATTTCCAGTACCAGCACTGGGACACCCCCGCCGTCGCCTCCGGCAGCATCAGCCCCAAAGCCATCACCCTCGGCGCTGTCTACGTATTCGACTTCAACCCACACCATGACCACGCCCAATAA
- a CDS encoding BON domain-containing protein: protein MIRSTRRVIPALAASLIFTLSAPSLIAQEPAPAPNATWSQEDTLRIVKEVQQKLANLTTYGVFDWLTFGIKGKTLILRGYASRPVLKSDAENAVKKISGIDSVDNEIEVLPLSPMDDRIRAAVYNNIYTQPSLRKYNANQGSIGRAIGPGAGIALAAGGITNTPPMGYHAIHIIVKNGNVTLYGVVLNQSDSAIAGMQANSTPGTFSVDNDLIVQGSAAKPKAAK, encoded by the coding sequence ATGATTCGCTCAACTCGTCGCGTGATCCCGGCCCTTGCTGCATCGCTCATCTTCACTCTTTCTGCTCCATCTCTCATCGCTCAGGAGCCTGCTCCCGCGCCCAACGCCACATGGTCGCAGGAAGACACCCTCCGCATCGTCAAAGAGGTGCAGCAAAAACTCGCCAACCTCACAACCTATGGCGTCTTCGACTGGCTCACCTTCGGTATTAAAGGAAAGACCCTCATCCTCAGGGGCTACGCCTCCCGCCCCGTCTTGAAGAGTGACGCCGAAAACGCCGTCAAAAAGATCTCGGGCATCGACTCGGTCGACAACGAGATCGAAGTCCTTCCCCTATCCCCCATGGACGACCGCATCCGCGCCGCCGTCTACAACAACATCTACACCCAGCCCTCGCTGCGCAAATATAACGCCAATCAGGGCAGCATCGGCCGCGCCATCGGACCCGGCGCCGGCATCGCCCTCGCCGCCGGAGGCATCACCAACACACCGCCCATGGGCTACCACGCCATCCACATCATCGTGAAGAACGGCAACGTCACCCTCTACGGCGTCGTTCTCAACCAGTCTGACTCCGCTATCGCAGGTATGCAGGCCAACTCAACCCCAGGTACCTTCAGCGTCGACAACGACCTCATCGTCCAGGGCTCCGCCGCCAAACCGAAAGCAGCAAAGTAA